A single window of Sphingobacteriales bacterium DNA harbors:
- a CDS encoding nucleotide pyrophosphohydrolase, whose protein sequence is MKESEEIIQALLKFRNERDWEQFHNPKDLALAINVEAGELLELFLWKNADEANKEKVKEELADIFAFAFLLADKFQFDVKDIVLEKIQRNAEKYPVEKAKGTAKKYNEL, encoded by the coding sequence ATGAAGGAAAGCGAAGAAATAATACAAGCACTCTTAAAATTCAGAAATGAAAGAGATTGGGAACAGTTCCACAATCCCAAAGATTTAGCACTTGCAATAAATGTTGAAGCGGGTGAGTTGCTTGAGTTATTTCTTTGGAAAAATGCTGATGAAGCTAACAAAGAAAAAGTAAAAGAAGAATTGGCTGATATTTTCGCTTTTGCATTTCTTCTAGCTGATAAGTTCCAGTTTGATGTGAAAGATATTGTACTTGAGAAAATTCAACGAAACGCTGAAAAATATCCAGTTGAAAAGGCAAAAGGGACAGCTAAAAAATATAATGAGTTATGA
- a CDS encoding tetratricopeptide repeat protein, producing the protein MQIIHKIDDFLFTIFPEFIGGGNDLIINTLKSYYTYGPYQPKVVIENNWVKIEIDTPTILSQENDYKKIVALCEKGKYLEAKPILKNLIEKNPTNSEYHRIMGQILSDEGNQEDAINCLIDALRWDSKNAWALLMMGNIFAKFKNDVSTAMKYYDQALIVNPNDNITINNIGANLMQQGKLEEAKKYFWEAIRINDKYPNTHFALGLIAEMEADLQSAFYSTIQAIKLNKNKDVLYQNSVRQAFEIAKKIIASGIGKKIFREYRHKLEFEGDRRIDIVQDEEIPTAAKFEFAENYDREVHIVRYKPSYPAVEHLIMHELVHLDFVVQARKTT; encoded by the coding sequence ATGCAAATTATACATAAAATAGACGACTTTTTATTTACCATCTTTCCAGAATTTATAGGGGGGGGTAATGACTTAATAATCAACACGTTAAAAAGTTATTACACTTACGGACCATATCAACCCAAAGTAGTAATTGAAAATAATTGGGTAAAGATTGAGATTGATACGCCAACAATTTTATCTCAGGAGAATGACTACAAAAAAATAGTAGCCCTTTGTGAGAAAGGTAAATACCTTGAAGCTAAACCAATCCTTAAAAATCTAATTGAAAAGAATCCAACAAATTCGGAATATCACCGAATTATGGGGCAAATACTTTCAGATGAAGGCAACCAGGAAGACGCTATCAATTGCTTAATTGATGCCTTACGTTGGGACTCAAAAAACGCCTGGGCTTTGCTTATGATGGGAAACATCTTTGCAAAATTTAAAAATGATGTTTCAACTGCTATGAAATATTATGACCAAGCATTAATTGTAAATCCGAATGACAATATCACAATAAATAACATCGGTGCTAACTTAATGCAACAAGGCAAACTTGAAGAAGCGAAAAAATACTTTTGGGAAGCTATTAGGATAAACGACAAATATCCTAACACTCATTTTGCATTAGGACTGATTGCTGAAATGGAAGCAGACTTGCAGTCTGCTTTTTACAGCACCATTCAAGCTATTAAGTTAAATAAAAACAAAGATGTTCTTTATCAAAACTCAGTAAGACAAGCATTTGAAATTGCTAAAAAGATTATTGCTTCTGGTATAGGTAAAAAGATTTTCAGAGAATACAGACACAAACTTGAATTTGAAGGTGACAGAAGAATTGACATTGTTCAAGACGAAGAAATACCGACCGCTGCAAAATTTGAGTTTGCTGAGAATTACGATAGAGAAGTTCATATAGTAAGATATAAACCAAGCTATCCGGCTGTTGAACATCTCATCATGCATGAATTGGTTCATCTTGATTTTGTAGTTCAGGCAAGAAAAACGACTTGA